The sequence GATAATTTTAATCTTGATTCCTATTTACTGAAACCAACTAAAGATTAATATGTATTTTTTTTGATCTATCTAAAGACTTAACTTTATAAGTTTGGAATTAGTGGCTAGAATTGATGAGTTATATGTTTAAAATAATTAATTGGTAAATGATTAACAACTGGTTACTGTTAGCTGCTATTTTTTGCTAAAAGCTGTATATACTTCTCGTTACTTTTGGCTTGCTGCCATTTTTATTTAAATATTACCGTTGATTTTGCTTTAATTGTTTCATATTGGTAAATGGTAATTGATAACCGACGATGTACACCCTAACGGTGAACAACTAAAAAGAGGAAAAGGTAAAATTCCTTTTCCCCGTTCATAGCTATCTAACGTTTACGAACAACTTTATGCCTTCTCCTTCATGGGATCTGCGATGTAGCGGAAGTTCTCATCGGAGTTCCAGGGGCCTCGTTCGTCTTTACCATTGGTAGACAAGTTGTAGTAAATATCTACAGTGGAATCTGGTTGGATATTACCAAAGAATGGATCGGTTAATTTACCCATAGAATCCAGTGCTTTCATAAACATCTTGGTGTGGGAAATTTCCCGAGTTAACAAGTGTACCAAGGTTTCTTTGGTTCCCGAGTCTGGCGCTAATTGAATCAAAGATTCATAAGTAGTACGCGCACCTGCTTCTGCTGCGATGTTTGCACGTAAATCACGTACCATACTTCCACCTTCATTCAAGTAAGTTGCAGTCCAAGCAGAACCCTGAGAATCTAGGAAGTGAGGTCCTTTTCCGCGAACTGCAAACAGAGTACTTTTGAATGCATCTGTTTGATCGACATTTGAAGTATGCACTTCGATGAGTTTACCAATCATTTCCAAATGGCTAAACTCTTCGGTAGCGATATCTTGCAGCATATCTCTGATACCTGCATCTTCGGTGTGGAAAGACTGTACCCAATACTGTAGAGCCGCAGAAAGTTCTCCAGTTGCACCACCAAATTGTTCGAGTAAAAGTTGAGCAAAACGAGGATTTGGTTCGTCAATTTTTACTTCTTTTTCAATTAATTCTTTTTTGTGAAAAAACATTAACTCAGTTCCCTCTCTTTTCGGACAGCATCTATAAGATTTAATCCAGTTATTTAAAAAATAAATAATACTGAATTTAATTTCTATTTCTCTTTTCTCTTACCGATATTAGGCGATGAGGCTTTCAAAAAACCTTCACCGCTGGGTAGATTGTAAAATTATATTTTTATGTAAAAAGAAGTAGAGATAAGTTCAACATAAGGATGATTCATCAAAAAATTAGACCTCGTCACAGAAGAATGTATTGCGAGTTTTCTCAAAAATAAAAATGAAATTACCCCTATAGCTAGATTGATTTATTTTTTATTTTGTTAAAAATAAATTAATGTAGAACAATATTTGTAAGTCCTATTTTATAAAGCCATCACAGTTTGCTATGAGTCGTCAAAAAGCTTGCTTAATTTTTAACCCCGTTAGTGGTAACGCTGACTCCGAACAGGAATTAGAGAGAATAAAACAACTTTTATCCACTCAATTCGATTTAGATATTAAATTTACAACTAAGGAAGTTGGCGCAGATAAATTAGCGAACGTTGCTGTAGAGAACAATTTTGACATCATAATTGCTGCTGGTGGTGACGGAACTCTTTCTGAAGCCGCCAGAGCTTTAGGAGAAACTACTATTCCTTTGGGTGTGATTCCTAGAGGTACAGCTAATGCTTTTGCTTCCGCTTTAGGAATACCCGATACTTTAGATGAAGCTTGCGAAACGATTTTATCTGGTAAAACTCGTCGAATTGATATTGGTAGATGCAACGGAAAATTAATGACGTTGTTAGCTGGAATCGGTTTTGAAGCTGAAACTGTTGAAAATGCTTCCCGAGATGCCAAACAACGGTGGGGTGCTTTGGCTTATTTGGTTTCGGGAATACAGCAACTACGGGAAATAGAACTGTTTGATGCTGAAATTGAAACCGACGATAAAATTATTCGCGTTTCTGCCGGTGCTTTGACTGTAGCTAACGCAGCACCACCCACATCTATATTGGCTCAGGGACCTGCTGGTATTCTTTATGACGATGGTCTGCTTGATATTACTATTATTTCTTCCAACACTTGGGCATCAGCGATCGCAGCTTCTTATCACTTACTGCAAAGTGGTTTGCGGGGAGATGCAGCCAAACGAGACGATATTGGCTACATCAGAACTAAGCGCGTTAAAATCACTACCGATCCACCGCAGAAAATTGTCCTAGATGGTGAAATGATTGGTAATACACCTTTGGAAGTTGAATGCGTCCCCGGTGGCTTAACGGTAATGGTACCGATGTTACCAGCAGAGAAGGTTTCTGAAAAGCTAGAAGGTTTGCCAGATTTAGAAATTGAAGAAAAATCTTCTGCAGTCACTAATGAGTGAATAAGAGATACACAAAAATAACGTAATGCTGTCATTACCAATGACGGTTATTTCAACGCATCATTTTTAATAACCGTCTTGGTTAGAAATTCCGAGACTCAAATGTAAAGTCTGATAAATCAGACATCTTGCACCATTCTCAACAACCGCCTTAGAATAAATTCTCAGGCTAATACACAAAGTCTGATAAATCATACTGGGCAAGGCTTTTAGTGCTTTTAAGCCACTTTTTATATTAGCCCTAAAATTGAGATAAAACCGGAAATTTAAGCATAGGGGAATAGTGCAAGATGTTAGTATCAAAAAATTGCCAAATAAATTTATTGCATTTAGCTACTACAAAGCGTCTGAACATATTTTTTGGATAAAACCATATAGCATTTATTTAAAAATGTATATATCTAAAGTGTAATAAAAGTCTAATACTTAAGAATTATATTTTATAAATTCGAGCTTCATCTAAATCTTCTTGGAGAGAGAGTCATAAATTTACAAAAATTTTGATAATTAAGCAACGCTAAATAATTAATTTTTTCAACTATGTAACGACACTTATGCCTCTCGTTACCATGTTTTGATGACAATAATCCAGAAGCTGTAAATTTATATTCTATCTACAATTGGCTTCTCGAAAAAAGTCTATTAATTTCTAATACTGGCAGCAGAAAATCTAAATCGAAGTGTTATTAAGAACAAGTATTATGAATTATAAAGATATAAGAGTTGCAAATGCAAAGGACTTGAAGAAAGGCGAAATGCGTCAAGTTTCAGTAGAAGATAATGAAATTTTATTAGCGCGAGTTGAAGATGGATTTTTTGCCACAGTCGCACATTGTACTCATTACGGGGCACCTTTAGTAAAAGGTATATTAAACGGAGAAAGGGTAATTTGTCCTTGGCATAATGCTTGTTTTGGTGTCAAGAATGGTAAATTAGAAGAGCCACCAGCGCTTGATGCTTTACCTCATTTTCCTGTGAGAGTGGAAGGAGAGGATTTAGTCGTAAAGCTACCTGAAAAAATTTCTTCTCAACGCATACCAGAAATGGGCAGGTACAATCCTCAAGCTGATAATCGCACGTTTGTGATTTTGGGGGCTGGTGCTGCGGGTAGTGCGGCTGCTGAAACCTTACGTCAAGCAGGTTTTGAAGGTAGAGTCGTAATGTTGACTAAAGAAGATATATTACCTTATGACCGTACTGCTTTAAGTAAGAAGTATTTGCAAAACGATTCCGTCAAAGATTCCTTAATATTACGTTCTTTAGAATTTTACAACCAATGGGATATCGAAGTTTATTCTCATAAATCGGTTACTAAAGTAGAGCCTGTTAAAAAGACTATTACTTTTGAAGATGACACTATTTTTGAATACGATGCTTTGTTAGTCGCGACTGGTGGTAAGCCTCGTAATTTAAAAGTACCGGGTGCAGATTTAGACAATATATTTACCCTGCGAAAACCAGAAGATGCCGATAAAATTGTAGCTGTCGCAGAAAACGCTAAAACTGCGGTAGTTGTAGGCTCTAGCTTTATCGGCATGGAAGCAGCTTCAAGTTTAGCCCAACGCGATATCAAAGTAACTGTAGTAGCACCGGGAACGGTACCTTTCGAGAAGATTCTTGGAGGTGATATAGGCGCTACCTTTCGCAAGCTGCACGAATCAAATGGCGTATCTTTTCGGATGGGAACCAAAGTAAAGCAGTTTGAAGGTAAAGGTAAAGTTGAAACTGCGGTATTAGAAAATGGCGAATCTTTGAATGCAGATTTAGTAATAGTTGGTATTGGTGTTGAACCCGTTACCGATTTTTTGCAGGAAATAGAGTTAAACGAAAAAGACGGAAGCGTAATTGTAGATGAATATTTGCAAGCAGCAGATAATCTTTATGTTGCTGGAGACATTGCTCGTTTTCCCTATGCTGCAACGGGAGAACTCACCCGTATCGAACACTGGCGGTTAGCACAACAGCACGGACGTGTTGCCGCTCGTAATATGATAGGGGAGAAAATCAAATTTGCCAGCGTTCCGTTTTTTTGGTCTGGGCAATTTGGTGTAAAGTTACGCTATGCCGGACATGCAGAAGAATGGGATGATATTATCATTCAAGGCAACTTAGACGAACAAGAATTTCTCGCTTTTTACGTCAAAGATAATCAAGTTTTAGCAGTCGCAGGTAGTCAACATGATAAAGACATTGCTGCCATTACTGAATTGATGCGATTGCAACAAATGCCGTCCGAAGATGAAGTGCGTAAAAGTAAAATTAATTGGGTTGAGAAATTAACTTCTGAGCAGTTGGCAATTGGGTAATTGGGTATTGGATATTAGGGATTAATATTTATGTTAGGGTGTGTGACTAGGCTGTGTACTCTCTAACTTTTTTAGGGGTAAAAGCTCATGCTTTAAA comes from Rivularia sp. PCC 7116 and encodes:
- a CDS encoding manganese catalase family protein, which produces MFFHKKELIEKEVKIDEPNPRFAQLLLEQFGGATGELSAALQYWVQSFHTEDAGIRDMLQDIATEEFSHLEMIGKLIEVHTSNVDQTDAFKSTLFAVRGKGPHFLDSQGSAWTATYLNEGGSMVRDLRANIAAEAGARTTYESLIQLAPDSGTKETLVHLLTREISHTKMFMKALDSMGKLTDPFFGNIQPDSTVDIYYNLSTNGKDERGPWNSDENFRYIADPMKEKA
- a CDS encoding YegS/Rv2252/BmrU family lipid kinase; this encodes MSRQKACLIFNPVSGNADSEQELERIKQLLSTQFDLDIKFTTKEVGADKLANVAVENNFDIIIAAGGDGTLSEAARALGETTIPLGVIPRGTANAFASALGIPDTLDEACETILSGKTRRIDIGRCNGKLMTLLAGIGFEAETVENASRDAKQRWGALAYLVSGIQQLREIELFDAEIETDDKIIRVSAGALTVANAAPPTSILAQGPAGILYDDGLLDITIISSNTWASAIAASYHLLQSGLRGDAAKRDDIGYIRTKRVKITTDPPQKIVLDGEMIGNTPLEVECVPGGLTVMVPMLPAEKVSEKLEGLPDLEIEEKSSAVTNE
- a CDS encoding FAD-dependent oxidoreductase — translated: MNYKDIRVANAKDLKKGEMRQVSVEDNEILLARVEDGFFATVAHCTHYGAPLVKGILNGERVICPWHNACFGVKNGKLEEPPALDALPHFPVRVEGEDLVVKLPEKISSQRIPEMGRYNPQADNRTFVILGAGAAGSAAAETLRQAGFEGRVVMLTKEDILPYDRTALSKKYLQNDSVKDSLILRSLEFYNQWDIEVYSHKSVTKVEPVKKTITFEDDTIFEYDALLVATGGKPRNLKVPGADLDNIFTLRKPEDADKIVAVAENAKTAVVVGSSFIGMEAASSLAQRDIKVTVVAPGTVPFEKILGGDIGATFRKLHESNGVSFRMGTKVKQFEGKGKVETAVLENGESLNADLVIVGIGVEPVTDFLQEIELNEKDGSVIVDEYLQAADNLYVAGDIARFPYAATGELTRIEHWRLAQQHGRVAARNMIGEKIKFASVPFFWSGQFGVKLRYAGHAEEWDDIIIQGNLDEQEFLAFYVKDNQVLAVAGSQHDKDIAAITELMRLQQMPSEDEVRKSKINWVEKLTSEQLAIG